A window of Cryptomeria japonica chromosome 3, Sugi_1.0, whole genome shotgun sequence contains these coding sequences:
- the LOC131053430 gene encoding GDSL esterase/lipase At5g33370-like, with amino-acid sequence YNYYINIVVGLLVMLSCCFNCEVKAAPAYFVFGDSLVDSGNNNYIATIARADRYPYGIDYPTGRPTGRFSNGLNLADFISMKLGAESVLPYLSPALRGDALLRGANFASAGVGMLNDTGVQFANIIRMPQQLQYFVQYKNRVAQILGFARTNRLVAEGLMHITLGGNDYVNNYYLTPVSLRSIQYRLPDYTRFIVSEYEKILRQLYNLGGRRVLVTSTGPLGCAPGVKATRSRSGECAAEVQQAASLFNSQLRSVVNQLNNEVSARVFTFADKYSMNMGLYNNPARYGFVDTTNACCGQGRFNGIGLCTAVSSLCRNRDAYLFWDNYHPSEKANRIIVDQIFEGSSSVMSPLNLKQMMKLDD; translated from the exons TACAACTATTATATAAATATAG TTGTTGGGTTGCTTGTCATGTTATCATGTTGCTTTAATTGTGAAGTGAAAGCAGCGCCTGCGTACTTCGTGTTTGGAGATTCACTGGTGGACAGTGGCAACAACAATTATATTGCTACTATTGCTAGAGCCGACAGATATCCTTACGGAATAGATTACCCCACAGGAAGACCCACTGGCCGATTCTCCAACGGACTCAATTTAGCGGATTTTATAA GCATGAAGCTGGGGGCAGAATCTGTGCTACCGTATTTGAGTCCTGCGCTTCGTGGGGACGCATTGCTCAGGGGTGCTAATTTCGCTTCTGCGGGCGTTGGGATGCTAAATGATACCGGAGTGCAATTC GCTAATATTATCAGAATGCCACAACAGTTGCAGTATTTTGTTCAATATAAAAACAGGGTGGCGCAGATCCTCGGATTTGCTAGAACTAACAGACTTGTTGCGGAAGGTCTTATGCATATTACTCTGGGAGGAAATGATTACGTCAATAACTACTACCTCACTCCTGTCTCACTCAGATCGATTCAGTATAGATTACCAGATTACACTCGGTTCATAGTCTCAGAATATGAAAAAATTCTCAGA CAATTGTACAACTTGGGAGGCAGAAGGGTGCTGGTAACATCAACAGGGCCATTGGGGTGTGCTCCTGGAGTGAAGGCCACTAGATCTCGCAGTGGCGAATGCGCTGCAGAAGTTCAGCAGGCTGCTTCGCTATTTAACTCACAGCTTAGATCTGTTGTAAATCAACTCAACAATGAGGTTTCTGCTCGGGTTTTCACCTTCGCGGACAAATATTCAATGAACATGGGCTTGTACAATAATCCTGCAAGATACG GATTTGTGGATACAACTAATGCATGTTGCGGACAAGGAAGATTCAATGGAATAGGCCTCTGCACTGCGGTTTCAAGTTTGTGTAGAAACAGGGATGCATATTTGTTCTGGGACAATTACCACCCGTCTGAGAAGGCCAACAGAATTATTGTGGACCAAATTTTTGAGGGTTCTTCTTCTGTCATGAGCCCTCTTAACCTTAAACAGATGATGAAACTAGACGACTGA